From the unidentified bacterial endosymbiont genome, one window contains:
- the glgX gene encoding glycogen debranching protein GlgX, translating to MTQLTAGKPAPLGARFDGKGVNFTLFSAHAERVELCVFDGEGNEHRYALPARTGDTWHGYLAGGRPGMLYGFRVHGLWEPSQGHSFNPAKLLLDPCAHRVDGEFKDHPIYHAGYGEPDRRDSAPLAPKSVVVNDLYDWEGDEPLRTPWGNTVIYEAHVKGLTYLHPLIPAEMRGTYKALGHPVMIAYLKQLGITALELLPVAHFASEPRLQRLGLSNYWGYNPLAMFALDPRYAVHPDKVRDEFRDAIKALHAAGIEVILDVVLNHSAEGDLDGPTLSLRGIDNRSYYWIREDGDYYNWTGCGNTLNLSHPPVAQYAYACLKYWVETFHIDGFRFDLASVMGRTPAFSQQAPLFEAIKNCPLLSRVKLIAEPWDIGEGGYQVGNFPPLFAEWNDRYRDATRRFWLERNLSLGEFAGRFAGSSDLFKRDGKSPSATINLVTAHDGFTLRDCVCFNQKHNEANGEENRDGTNSNHSFNHGIEGLDASLDVIERRRASVHALLTTLLLSQGTPMLLAGDEHGHSQHGNNNAYCQDNSLTWLDWGEANGGLAQFTAALIHLRQHIPALTADCWWEEGDGNVLWLNKDAQPLSAQEWQHGIPCLQILLSGHWLVTLNATDNVAEIVLPDGEWRAIPPFAGADNPVVMAVWHGPAHGVCVFQR from the coding sequence ATGACGCAACTTACGGCAGGTAAACCCGCACCGCTCGGGGCACGTTTTGACGGAAAGGGTGTGAACTTTACCCTCTTTTCTGCCCATGCTGAGCGGGTAGAACTCTGTGTGTTTGATGGTGAAGGCAATGAGCACCGTTACGCTTTACCTGCACGCACGGGGGATACCTGGCACGGTTACCTGGCCGGAGGGCGGCCCGGCATGCTGTATGGTTTTCGCGTTCATGGCCTGTGGGAGCCTTCGCAGGGGCACAGCTTTAACCCGGCGAAGTTGCTGCTTGATCCCTGCGCACATCGTGTTGACGGTGAGTTCAAAGACCACCCCATCTACCACGCTGGCTACGGTGAACCCGATCGCCGCGACAGTGCCCCCCTCGCGCCTAAAAGCGTGGTGGTTAACGATCTCTACGACTGGGAAGGGGATGAGCCGCTAAGAACCCCGTGGGGCAACACCGTGATTTACGAAGCCCATGTTAAAGGGCTGACGTACCTGCATCCGTTGATTCCAGCCGAAATGCGCGGCACCTATAAGGCGCTCGGGCATCCGGTCATGATTGCGTACTTAAAGCAGTTGGGGATCACCGCGCTTGAACTGCTGCCTGTCGCCCATTTCGCCAGCGAACCGCGTCTGCAACGGCTGGGGTTGAGCAATTACTGGGGCTACAACCCGCTGGCGATGTTCGCCCTCGACCCGCGCTATGCGGTGCATCCCGACAAGGTGCGGGATGAGTTCCGTGACGCGATAAAAGCGCTTCATGCGGCGGGCATTGAGGTGATTCTGGATGTGGTGTTGAACCACAGCGCGGAAGGCGATCTCGACGGTCCAACGCTCTCCCTGCGCGGAATTGATAACCGTAGCTATTATTGGATCAGGGAGGATGGCGATTACTACAACTGGACCGGTTGCGGCAACACCCTCAATCTCAGCCATCCGCCCGTGGCGCAGTATGCCTATGCGTGCCTGAAATACTGGGTTGAGACGTTCCACATCGACGGCTTTCGTTTCGACCTGGCCTCGGTGATGGGGCGCACCCCTGCGTTTAGCCAGCAAGCGCCGCTGTTTGAAGCGATAAAAAATTGTCCGTTGCTCTCGCGGGTGAAGTTGATTGCTGAGCCGTGGGACATCGGTGAGGGAGGGTATCAGGTGGGGAATTTCCCACCGCTGTTTGCCGAATGGAACGACCGTTACCGGGATGCCACGCGCCGCTTCTGGCTGGAGCGGAATCTGTCACTCGGAGAGTTTGCCGGACGCTTTGCGGGCTCCAGCGATCTGTTTAAACGTGACGGGAAATCCCCGTCTGCCACTATCAATCTGGTGACGGCGCACGACGGTTTTACGCTGCGCGACTGCGTCTGTTTTAACCAGAAACATAATGAGGCAAACGGTGAAGAGAATCGCGATGGTACTAACAGCAACCATAGCTTCAATCATGGTATAGAAGGGTTAGATGCAAGCCTTGATGTAATCGAGCGACGACGCGCCAGCGTTCATGCGCTGCTGACAACCCTTTTGTTGTCACAGGGTACGCCGATGCTGCTGGCAGGGGATGAACATGGCCACAGCCAGCACGGTAACAACAATGCATATTGCCAGGACAACTCCTTAACCTGGCTCGACTGGGGTGAGGCAAACGGTGGGTTAGCGCAATTTACCGCAGCGCTGATCCATCTTCGCCAGCACATCCCCGCCCTCACTGCCGATTGCTGGTGGGAAGAGGGCGATGGCAACGTTCTCTGGCTGAATAAAGACGCGCAGCCATTAAGCGCGCAAGAGTGGCAACACGGCATACCGTGCCTGCAAATCCTGCTTTCGGGTCACTGGCTGGTCACGCTGAATGCGACGGATAACGTCGCAGAGATTGTTTTACCTGACGGGGAGTGGCGCGCCATTCCCCCCTTCGCCGGAGCGGATAACCCGGTAGTAATGGCTGTCTGGCACGGGCCTGCGCACGGAGTATGCGTATTCCAGAGATGA
- the glgC gene encoding glucose-1-phosphate adenylyltransferase encodes MVRLEKNDPLMLARQLPLKTVALILAGGRGTRLKDLTIKRAKPAVHFGGKFRIIDFALSNCLNSGIRRIGVITQYQSHTLVQHIQRGWSFFSEEMNEFVDLLPAQQRVHGENWYRGTADAVTQNLDIIRRYGAEYIVILAGDHIYKQDYSHMLIDHVEKGARCTVACLPVPVAEAKAFGVMHVDADDKIIDFVEKPANPPTMPGDDTKSLASMGIYVFEADYLYELLEDDDKDENSSHDFGKDIIPKITKAGMAYAHPFPLSCVQSDPNSEPYWRDVGTLEAYWKANLDLASVTPELDMYDQNWPIRTHMESLPPAKFVQDRSGSHGMTLNSLVSGGCIISGSVVVQSVLFPRVRVNSFCNIDSAVLLPDVWVGRSCRLRRCVIDRACVIPEGMVIGENAEEDARRFYRSEEGIVLVTREMLRKLQIKQER; translated from the coding sequence ATGGTTAGATTAGAGAAGAACGATCCCTTAATGTTGGCACGCCAGCTACCATTAAAAACTGTTGCCCTGATACTCGCAGGCGGGCGTGGAACCCGCCTGAAAGATTTGACCATCAAGCGCGCCAAACCGGCCGTTCACTTTGGTGGTAAGTTCCGCATCATCGATTTTGCGCTGTCCAACTGCCTTAACTCTGGCATTCGCCGCATTGGCGTTATTACTCAGTACCAGTCGCATACGCTGGTGCAGCATATCCAGCGCGGCTGGTCATTCTTCAGTGAAGAGATGAACGAGTTTGTCGATCTGCTGCCAGCTCAACAGCGCGTTCACGGTGAAAACTGGTATCGCGGCACCGCCGATGCGGTGACGCAGAACCTTGATATTATTCGCCGCTATGGCGCGGAATACATCGTGATCCTCGCGGGTGACCATATTTACAAGCAAGACTATTCCCACATGCTGATCGACCACGTCGAAAAAGGGGCGCGTTGCACCGTGGCGTGTCTGCCGGTGCCCGTTGCTGAAGCGAAGGCGTTTGGCGTTATGCACGTGGATGCTGACGACAAGATCATCGACTTTGTTGAAAAACCCGCCAATCCGCCAACCATGCCGGGAGACGATACGAAGTCGCTTGCCAGCATGGGGATCTATGTCTTTGAGGCCGATTACCTTTATGAGCTACTGGAAGACGATGACAAAGACGAAAACTCCAGCCATGACTTCGGTAAAGACATTATCCCGAAAATCACTAAAGCTGGCATGGCCTATGCACATCCTTTTCCCTTGTCCTGCGTACAGTCGGACCCGAATTCAGAGCCTTACTGGCGCGATGTAGGAACCCTGGAGGCCTACTGGAAGGCAAACCTGGACCTGGCGTCCGTTACCCCTGAACTGGATATGTACGACCAGAACTGGCCAATCCGCACGCATATGGAATCCTTGCCGCCGGCGAAATTTGTTCAGGACCGTTCCGGCAGCCACGGCATGACGCTCAATTCGCTGGTGTCCGGCGGGTGCATCATCTCCGGCTCGGTGGTAGTGCAGTCCGTGTTATTCCCACGGGTGCGCGTCAACTCATTCTGTAATATCGACTCGGCAGTGCTGTTGCCGGACGTCTGGGTAGGGCGCTCATGCCGCCTGCGCCGCTGCGTTATCGACCGTGCCTGCGTCATTCCTGAAGGGATGGTGATTGGTGAAAACGCGGAAGAAGATGCGCGTCGTTTTTACCGCTCGGAAGAAGGGATCGTGTTAGTCACACGGGAAATGTTGCGTAAGCTGCAGATCAAACAGGAGCGATGA
- the glgA gene encoding glycogen synthase GlgA produces MQVLHVCSEMFPLLKTGGLADVLGALPAAQIAGGVDTRVLLPAFPDVRRGIPDAKVVARRGTFAGGITLLFGHYKGVGIYLIDAPHLYDRPGSPYHDTNLFAYTDNVLRFALLGWVGAEMATGLDPFWRPDVVHAHDWHAGLAPAYLAARGNPAKSVFTVHNLAYQGMYYAHHMNDIDLPWSFYNMHGLEFNGQISFLKAGLYYADHITAVSPTYAREITQPEFGYGLEGLLQQRHREGRLTGILNGVDEKIWSPETDLLLAARYGRDTVEDKAENKRQLQIAMGLKVNDKVPLFAVVSRLTSQKGLDLVLEALPGLLEQGGQLALLGAGDPVLQEGFLAAAAEHPGQVGVQIGYHEAFSHRIMGGADVILVPSRFEPCGLTQLYGLKYGTLPLVRRTGGLADTVSDSSLENLADGIASGFAFEDSNAWSLLRAIRRAFVLWSRPSLWRYVQRQAMAMDFSWHVAAQSYRDLYQRLM; encoded by the coding sequence ATGCAGGTTTTACATGTATGTTCTGAGATGTTCCCGTTGTTAAAAACGGGCGGTCTGGCGGATGTACTCGGCGCCTTGCCCGCGGCGCAAATCGCCGGTGGGGTTGATACCCGGGTCCTGTTGCCTGCCTTTCCGGATGTCCGGCGCGGTATTCCAGATGCAAAGGTGGTGGCCCGTCGTGGGACTTTCGCCGGGGGCATCACCCTGCTGTTCGGACATTACAAGGGCGTCGGCATTTATCTGATCGATGCGCCGCATTTATATGACCGTCCGGGCAGCCCGTATCACGATACCAATCTGTTCGCCTATACCGACAACGTGCTGCGCTTTGCGCTGCTGGGGTGGGTGGGCGCAGAAATGGCAACGGGGCTGGATCCTTTCTGGCGCCCGGATGTGGTGCACGCGCATGACTGGCACGCCGGGCTGGCGCCGGCTTATCTGGCGGCGCGCGGCAACCCGGCAAAATCGGTCTTTACGGTACATAACCTGGCGTATCAGGGGATGTATTACGCCCATCATATGAATGATATCGATCTGCCATGGTCGTTCTATAACATGCACGGACTGGAGTTTAACGGGCAGATTTCGTTCCTGAAAGCCGGTCTGTACTACGCCGACCATATTACGGCGGTAAGCCCAACTTACGCCCGCGAGATAACCCAGCCGGAATTTGGCTATGGGCTGGAAGGTCTGCTGCAACAGCGCCACCGTGAAGGACGCCTGACGGGCATATTGAACGGCGTAGATGAAAAAATCTGGAGCCCGGAAACCGATCTCCTGCTGGCGGCGCGCTATGGCCGTGATACGGTGGAAGATAAAGCGGAAAACAAGCGCCAGCTGCAGATTGCAATGGGGCTGAAGGTCAACGACAAAGTGCCGTTATTCGCGGTTGTCAGCCGCCTGACCAGCCAGAAAGGGCTGGATCTGGTGCTGGAAGCCCTGCCAGGGCTGCTGGAGCAGGGCGGACAACTGGCGCTGCTGGGCGCGGGCGATCCGGTCCTGCAGGAAGGTTTTCTTGCCGCAGCGGCGGAGCACCCGGGCCAGGTGGGGGTGCAGATTGGTTATCACGAAGCGTTTTCGCACCGCATTATGGGCGGCGCGGACGTCATCCTCGTGCCGAGCCGTTTCGAACCCTGCGGCCTGACGCAACTGTACGGCCTGAAATACGGTACTCTGCCGCTGGTACGCCGCACCGGCGGGCTGGCGGATACGGTGTCCGATAGCTCTCTGGAAAATCTGGCGGACGGTATCGCCAGCGGGTTTGCCTTTGAAGACAGTAATGCCTGGTCGCTGCTTCGGGCGATTCGCCGTGCTTTCGTCTTGTGGTCCCGTCCATCCCTGTGGCGTTACGTACAACGTCAGGCGATGGCCATGGACTTTAGCTGGCACGTGGCGGCGCAGTCCTACCGCGATCTTTATCAACGCTTGATGTAA
- the glgP gene encoding glycogen phosphorylase, translated as MNAPFSYSSPTLSVEALKHSIAYKLMFTIGKDPVIANKHEWLNATLFAVRDRLVERWLRSNRAQLSQETRQVYYLSMEFLIGRTLSNALLSLGIYDDVKNALEEMGLDLEELIDEENDPGLGNGGLGRLAACFLDSLATLALPGRGYGIRYDYGMFKQNIVDGRQKESPDYWLEYGNPWEFKRHNTRYKVRFGGRIQQEGKKSRWVETEEILAVAYDQIIPGYDTDATNTLRLWSAQASSEINLGKFNQGDYFAAVEDKNHSENVSRVLYPDDSTYSGRELRLRQEYFLVSSTIQDILSRHYQLHKTYANLAEKTAIHLNDTHPVLSIPELMRLLIDEHKFNWDDAFEVTCQVFSYTNHTLMSEALETWPVDMLGKILPRHLQLIFEINDYFLKTLQEQYPNDTGLLSRASIIDESNGRRVRMAWLAVVISHKVNGVSELHSNLMVQSLFADFAKIFPTRFCNVTNGVTPRRWLALANQPLSEVLDANIGRTWRTDLAQLSELEQHIDFPTVNKAVREAKLLNKKRLAVWLAMHLNVVANPKALFDVQIKRIHEYKRQLMNVLHVITHYNRIKADPTADWVPRVKIFAGKAASAYYMAKHIIHLINDVAKVVNQDPDIGDKLKVVFIPNYSVSLAQLIIPAADLSEQISTAGTEASGTSNMKFALNGALTIGTLDGANVEMLEHVGADNIFIFGNTTEEVEELRRQGYSPREYYEEDEELRQVLTQIATGLFNPDEPSRYRDLVDSLINFGDHYQVLADYRSYVDSQDKVDELYRQQERWTSAAMHNIANMGYFSSDRTIKEYADTIWHIDPVRL; from the coding sequence ATGAATGCACCTTTTAGCTACTCTTCACCGACACTCAGCGTTGAGGCGTTAAAGCACTCTATTGCCTATAAGCTGATGTTCACCATCGGAAAAGATCCGGTTATCGCCAATAAACACGAATGGCTGAACGCCACGCTGTTTGCTGTGCGTGACCGTTTAGTCGAACGCTGGCTGCGCTCCAACCGCGCCCAGCTCTCACAAGAAACGCGTCAGGTTTACTACCTGTCGATGGAGTTTTTGATTGGCCGCACCCTTTCCAACGCCCTGCTGTCGCTCGGCATTTATGACGACGTAAAAAACGCCCTGGAAGAGATGGGGCTGGATTTAGAAGAGCTGATTGACGAAGAGAATGACCCCGGCCTCGGAAACGGTGGTCTGGGGCGTCTGGCGGCCTGCTTCCTTGACTCGCTGGCGACGCTGGCGCTGCCGGGGCGCGGGTACGGCATTCGCTACGACTACGGGATGTTCAAGCAGAACATTGTCGACGGACGACAGAAAGAGTCTCCGGACTACTGGCTGGAATACGGCAATCCGTGGGAGTTCAAGCGCCACAATACGCGCTACAAAGTCCGCTTCGGCGGGCGCATCCAGCAGGAAGGAAAAAAATCCCGCTGGGTTGAAACCGAAGAGATCCTGGCCGTGGCCTATGACCAGATCATTCCCGGCTACGACACTGATGCCACCAACACGTTGCGCCTGTGGAGCGCCCAGGCCAGTAGCGAGATCAACCTCGGTAAATTCAACCAGGGCGACTACTTTGCGGCGGTGGAAGATAAAAACCACTCCGAGAACGTCTCCCGCGTGCTCTATCCTGATGATTCGACCTACTCCGGTCGCGAGCTGCGTCTGCGCCAGGAGTACTTTCTCGTCTCCTCAACGATTCAGGACATCCTGAGCCGCCACTATCAACTGCACAAAACCTACGCCAACCTGGCGGAAAAAACCGCGATTCACCTCAATGACACCCATCCGGTGCTGTCGATCCCTGAGCTGATGCGCCTGTTGATTGACGAGCATAAGTTCAACTGGGACGACGCCTTTGAAGTGACCTGCCAGGTGTTCTCGTACACCAACCATACCCTGATGAGTGAGGCGCTGGAAACCTGGCCGGTGGACATGCTCGGCAAAATTCTGCCGCGCCATCTGCAGTTAATTTTTGAGATCAACGACTACTTCCTCAAAACGCTGCAGGAGCAGTATCCGAACGATACCGGCCTGTTAAGCCGCGCGTCGATCATCGATGAATCCAACGGCCGTCGCGTGCGCATGGCGTGGCTGGCGGTGGTGATTAGCCACAAGGTGAACGGGGTGTCTGAACTGCACTCGAACCTGATGGTGCAGTCTTTGTTTGCGGATTTCGCCAAAATCTTCCCGACGCGTTTTTGCAACGTGACCAATGGCGTCACGCCGCGCCGCTGGCTGGCACTGGCAAACCAGCCGCTGTCCGAGGTGCTGGATGCCAATATCGGCCGCACCTGGCGGACGGATTTGGCTCAGTTGAGTGAGCTTGAACAGCACATTGATTTCCCGACGGTGAATAAAGCAGTACGTGAGGCGAAGCTGCTGAACAAGAAACGTCTGGCGGTCTGGCTTGCGATGCACCTCAACGTAGTGGCGAACCCGAAAGCGCTGTTTGACGTGCAGATCAAACGTATTCACGAATACAAACGGCAGTTGATGAACGTGTTGCATGTGATCACCCACTATAACCGCATCAAGGCCGATCCTACGGCGGACTGGGTGCCGCGTGTGAAAATTTTTGCCGGTAAAGCGGCCTCTGCCTACTACATGGCGAAGCACATTATCCATCTTATCAACGACGTAGCGAAGGTGGTGAACCAGGATCCGGACATCGGCGACAAGCTGAAAGTGGTCTTTATCCCCAACTACAGCGTGAGCCTGGCGCAGCTGATCATTCCGGCGGCGGACCTCTCTGAGCAAATTTCCACGGCGGGTACGGAAGCGTCCGGCACCAGTAATATGAAATTTGCCCTGAACGGCGCGCTGACGATCGGCACCCTGGATGGTGCAAACGTCGAGATGCTGGAGCATGTGGGCGCAGATAATATCTTTATCTTTGGTAATACCACCGAAGAGGTGGAGGAGCTACGCAGGCAGGGCTACTCGCCTCGCGAGTATTACGAAGAGGATGAAGAGTTACGTCAGGTGCTAACGCAAATCGCCACGGGTCTTTTCAACCCTGACGAGCCGAGCCGGTATCGCGACCTGGTGGATTCGTTGATTAACTTTGGCGACCACTATCAGGTGCTGGCGGATTATCGCAGCTATGTGGATAGCCAGGACAAGGTGGACGAGCTGTATCGTCAGCAGGAGAGATGGACCAGCGCCGCGATGCATAACATCGCCAATATGGGATACTTCTCGTCGGACAGGACCATCAAAGAGTACGCCGACACGATCTGGCATATCGACCCGGTGCGGTTATAA
- the glpD gene encoding glycerol-3-phosphate dehydrogenase codes for METKDLIVIGGGINGAGIAVDAAGRGLSVLMLEANDLACATSSASSKLIHGGLRYLEHYEFRLVSEALAEREVLLKMAPHLAIPMRFRLPHRPHLRPAWMIRIGLFMYDHLGKRTSLPGSNGLRFGSESVLKPEIVRGFEYSDCWVDDARLVLANAQMVQKKGGEVKTRTRATAARRENGLWIVEAEDVDTGEKFSWKARGLVNATGPWVKQFFDDGMHLPSPYGIRLIKGSHIVVPRVHTQKQAYILQNEDKRIVFVIPWMDEFSIIGTTDVEYKGDPKNVVIEESEVNYLLNVYNAHFKKQLVRDDVVWTYSGVRPLCDDESDSPQAITRDYTLDIHDVDGQAPLLSVFGGKLTTYRKLAEHALEKLAPYYKGIGPAWTKGAVLPGGNIGDNRDDYAATLRRRYPYITEGMARHYARTYGSNTDLFLGDAKAIADLGEHFGHELYEAELRYLVEHEWVRRLEDAMWRRTKEGMWLNAEQQSRVAQWLAQHAGKGELSLAS; via the coding sequence ATGGAAACCAAAGATCTGATTGTGATAGGCGGTGGCATCAACGGTGCCGGTATTGCGGTCGATGCCGCAGGACGCGGTTTATCCGTACTGATGCTGGAAGCTAACGACCTCGCCTGTGCGACGTCTTCCGCCAGCTCCAAACTGATCCACGGTGGCCTGCGCTACCTGGAACACTATGAATTCCGGCTGGTCAGCGAAGCGCTGGCCGAGCGTGAAGTGCTGTTAAAAATGGCGCCGCATCTGGCCATTCCTATGCGCTTCCGCCTGCCCCACCGTCCACACCTGCGTCCAGCGTGGATGATTCGCATTGGCCTGTTTATGTACGATCACCTGGGGAAACGCACCAGCCTGCCGGGTTCGAACGGGTTGCGTTTTGGCTCAGAATCGGTTCTTAAACCTGAAATCGTGCGCGGATTCGAATATTCCGACTGCTGGGTAGATGATGCGCGTCTGGTACTGGCGAATGCGCAGATGGTTCAGAAGAAAGGCGGCGAGGTGAAAACCCGTACCCGCGCTACCGCCGCACGCCGTGAGAATGGCCTGTGGATTGTGGAAGCGGAAGACGTGGATACCGGTGAGAAATTTAGCTGGAAAGCGCGCGGTCTGGTGAACGCTACCGGCCCGTGGGTGAAACAGTTCTTTGATGATGGCATGCACCTGCCGTCCCCGTACGGTATCCGCCTGATCAAGGGCAGCCACATTGTCGTACCACGCGTACATACGCAGAAGCAGGCCTATATTCTACAAAACGAAGATAAGCGCATCGTGTTTGTGATCCCGTGGATGGATGAGTTTTCCATCATCGGGACTACCGACGTGGAGTATAAAGGCGATCCGAAGAATGTGGTGATTGAAGAGAGCGAGGTTAACTACCTGCTCAACGTGTATAACGCTCACTTTAAGAAACAACTGGTACGGGATGACGTGGTCTGGACTTACTCCGGCGTACGTCCGTTGTGCGATGATGAGTCTGACTCACCGCAGGCTATCACCCGCGACTACACGCTTGATATTCATGACGTAGACGGCCAGGCGCCGCTGCTGTCGGTGTTTGGCGGAAAGCTCACCACCTATCGTAAGCTGGCCGAGCACGCGCTCGAAAAACTGGCGCCATACTATAAAGGTATTGGCCCGGCGTGGACCAAAGGCGCGGTACTGCCCGGGGGCAATATTGGCGACAACCGGGATGATTATGCTGCGACCCTGCGTCGTCGCTATCCGTATATCACCGAAGGCATGGCCCGTCATTATGCCCGCACTTACGGCAGCAATACCGATCTGTTCCTGGGCGACGCAAAAGCGATAGCCGACCTGGGGGAACATTTCGGGCATGAGCTGTACGAAGCCGAGCTGCGTTATCTGGTCGAGCACGAGTGGGTGCGCCGTCTGGAAGATGCTATGTGGCGTCGGACCAAAGAAGGAATGTGGCTGAATGCCGAGCAGCAGTCTCGCGTGGCGCAGTGGCTGGCGCAACACGCGGGAAAGGGTGAATTGTCACTCGCGTCCTGA
- the glpE gene encoding thiosulfate sulfurtransferase GlpE, with amino-acid sequence MEQFECINVEEAHQKMHQGTAVLVDIRDPQSFAMGHTPGAFHLTNDTLGAFMHDNDFETPVMVMCYHGNSSKGAAQYLLQQGYDAVYSVDGGFDAWHRHFPAEVEHAFDR; translated from the coding sequence ATGGAACAGTTTGAATGTATTAACGTCGAAGAAGCCCATCAGAAAATGCACCAGGGAACGGCGGTGCTGGTGGATATCCGCGATCCGCAGAGTTTTGCCATGGGCCATACGCCGGGCGCGTTTCACCTGACCAACGACACTCTGGGCGCGTTTATGCACGATAACGATTTTGAAACGCCGGTAATGGTGATGTGCTACCACGGCAACAGCAGTAAAGGCGCGGCGCAGTATCTTCTCCAGCAGGGCTATGATGCGGTGTACAGCGTCGACGGTGGCTTTGATGCCTGGCACCGTCATTTCCCGGCAGAAGTTGAGCACGCGTTTGATCGCTGA
- the glpG gene encoding rhomboid family intramembrane serine protease GlpG, which translates to MLMITSFTNPRVAQAFVDYMATQSVILTIQQHHQTDVWLADESQAARVNEELARFLENPGHPRYLAASWQSGQTGSGLRYTRFPFLGTLRERAGPFTLLLMAACILVFIIMNVAGDQRVMIALAWPYDPSLQYDVWRYFSHALMHFSMMHILFNLLWWWYLGGMVEKRLGSGKLIVITVISALLSGYVQHKFSGPWFGGLSGVVYALMGYAWLRGEREPDSGIYLQRGLITFALVWLIAGWFDVFGMSIANGAHVTGLAVGLAMAFADTLHARKRT; encoded by the coding sequence ATGTTGATGATCACCTCTTTTACCAATCCGCGCGTTGCTCAGGCGTTTGTCGACTATATGGCGACGCAGAGCGTTATTCTGACTATTCAGCAACATCACCAGACCGATGTCTGGCTGGCCGACGAAAGCCAGGCTGCACGGGTGAACGAGGAGCTGGCGCGCTTCCTTGAAAACCCTGGCCACCCGCGCTATCTGGCGGCAAGCTGGCAATCTGGCCAGACCGGCAGCGGATTGCGCTACACTCGTTTCCCCTTCCTCGGCACTCTTCGCGAGCGTGCGGGCCCGTTTACGCTACTGCTCATGGCGGCCTGTATTCTGGTCTTCATTATTATGAATGTGGCGGGCGACCAGCGCGTAATGATTGCGCTGGCGTGGCCGTACGATCCCTCGCTGCAATATGACGTCTGGCGCTACTTTAGCCATGCGCTGATGCACTTCTCGATGATGCATATCCTCTTTAACCTGCTGTGGTGGTGGTATCTCGGCGGTATGGTTGAGAAACGGCTGGGAAGCGGCAAGCTGATAGTGATTACCGTTATCAGCGCGCTATTAAGCGGCTACGTACAGCACAAATTCAGCGGTCCGTGGTTTGGCGGATTATCTGGCGTGGTGTATGCCCTGATGGGTTACGCCTGGCTCAGAGGCGAACGCGAACCGGACAGCGGTATTTATCTGCAACGCGGCTTAATCACCTTTGCGCTAGTATGGCTAATTGCCGGATGGTTTGACGTGTTTGGTATGTCTATCGCTAATGGTGCCCACGTTACCGGACTGGCCGTGGGACTGGCGATGGCCTTTGCCGACACGCTTCATGCGCGAAAACGAACATAA
- a CDS encoding DeoR/GlpR family transcriptional regulator yields MKQTQRHDAIIELVKQQGYVSTEELVEQFSVSPQTIRRDLNDLADQNRILRHHGGAALPSSSVNTPWHDRKATQTAEKERIARKVASQIPNGATLFIDIGTTPEAVAHALLSHENLRVVTNNLNVANTLMQKEDFRIILAGGELRSRDGGIMGEATLDFISQFRLDFGILGISGIDSDGSLLEFDYHEVRTKRAIIENSRHVMLVVDHSKFGRNAMVNMGSISLVDAVYTDGMPPAGVLQVIKDNNLQLELC; encoded by the coding sequence ATGAAACAAACACAACGTCATGACGCCATTATCGAACTGGTAAAACAACAGGGATACGTGAGCACAGAAGAGCTGGTGGAGCAGTTTTCCGTCAGCCCGCAGACCATTCGTCGTGACCTGAACGACCTGGCCGATCAAAACCGTATTCTTCGCCACCACGGCGGGGCTGCGCTACCGTCCAGTTCGGTCAATACGCCCTGGCACGACCGCAAAGCGACGCAAACGGCAGAGAAAGAGCGCATCGCCCGTAAAGTGGCGAGCCAAATCCCGAACGGCGCGACGCTGTTTATTGATATCGGCACCACGCCAGAAGCGGTTGCCCACGCCTTGCTGAGCCACGAGAACCTGCGCGTGGTGACCAATAACCTGAACGTGGCTAATACTTTGATGCAGAAAGAAGATTTCCGCATCATCCTGGCAGGCGGGGAACTTCGCAGTCGCGACGGCGGGATTATGGGAGAAGCGACGCTCGATTTTATCTCTCAGTTCCGCCTTGATTTCGGCATCCTGGGGATCAGCGGTATCGATAGCGATGGCTCGCTGCTGGAGTTTGATTACCACGAGGTACGCACCAAGCGCGCGATTATTGAAAACTCGCGCCACGTAATGCTGGTGGTGGATCACTCCAAGTTTGGTCGTAACGCCATGGTGAATATGGGCAGCATTAGCCTGGTGGATGCGGTCTATACCGACGGGATGCCGCCTGCGGGGGTGTTGCAGGTGATTAAGGATAATAATCTGCAGTTAGAGTTGTGCTGA